The genomic interval CGAGTGTTTTATTTCTGCTCCTTTCTTAGCAACTTCAATGTCCACAGGCATAGCATCTGCTATCCTAAATATTCGCTCCACAATGCCTTCTGCTTCTTCTTTTTTCTTTTCCCTATATAGGACATACAAAAGTTCCCCCGCTGTAATCGCTGATATTACAGGGCGCAGCCTGTTTTGTTTAAACCACCGCCATAGGGCAATGGCTTCAGAATTGCCTCTCATCATAGCTATAAAAAAACCTGTATCAAGCGCTACCACCTATCCCTCTCTTTTTGCACTTCTTTCCATGCCTTTTCGCCTTTGGCCGTTAATGTTTTTACCAGAGACTTTTCAATGAAATCATAGTCCTCTTCTTTTACTTCCTTTTCAAGATACTCTTTCAGTGCATCTCTGATCACTCCGGACAACGGCAGCTTTTTCTCCTTCAATTTTTCCAAAAGTTCATCATCAATGTAAATACTCACTGTCTTTCCCATGAATCTAATGTAATATATTATATTAGATCTGTCAAGATGCTAATCCTTGTTTTTACCAGATAGGTATAGACATATTAACCAGTTTATAGAGAACATTGAGGGAAAAGGACAAGAGATTAATAATGCTAAAGAAGTGATAAGCAGGAAAGAGGCTGCCCACCGAATACTCGGTATAATAAAGAAGTTGGGACTCACTTGGCAGAGAAAAACCCAACCACTTTCAGGATGGAGGGACAGCCTATGAGTATTTTATACCATGAACTTAGGGAAATTGAAGCATCTAAGGCGAGGGAACTGGTGAGAAAGGTTTTGGCTAAAAACAATGGTAATGTATCTGAGACAGCCCGTATCTTAGGGATATCCAGAAATACTGTCAGAAGGGCAAGAGATGGCAACCTTGAAGATTTAAGCAGACGACCTCATCACAGCCCAAATAAGACAGAACACTCATTGGAGGAACTCATAGTTAAAGAATCCAAAAGAACTGGATTCAGATATAGGAGGCTTACCTCTTATATGCAAAAGAAATACGGCATTGCGATCTCGGAAAACACTATTAAGGCTATCTTAAGAAGAAATAATGTAAAAAAGAAGACCAGAAAGTCATATAATGGCAAACATAGGCCTCTTTATGACTATGAGGCATTGATGCCATTCAGTGAGTTTCAACTCGATACTAAGCATCTGTTGGATAAAAATGCCCTGCCAAAGGAAGTCTATGAACATATGAAGGATTATAATCTGCCTCTTTATGAATGGAATCTCATAGACATAGGGACAAGAACAAGGTTCACTGCTTATTCTTATGAATTAGGCTCTGTATTTGGACTTATGTTCATAGTATTTGCTGTATTATGGCTTAGGGCTCATAATGTAAGAGGTCTTATCAAAATAAGGCTGGACAATGCAATGGAGTTCTGCGGAGGAAGTGAAAGAAAGTTAAGACAGTGGAATATGATACTATCTACTTTAGGTGTAATACTTGAAGCTATACCAGCCGGGGCAAAACACCTGATGGCTGTTGTGGAGAACTCCCACAGGGATGATGACGAGTATTTCTTAATGATCCATGCTGAACGGTGCAATAACACAAAAACATTCCTCTATAAGGCACAACAATGGCAGGATACATGGAATTTCTATAAGCCAAGCCATGGCAAGGGTATGCATGGGTTAACCCCTTACAGAAAATTAAAGAAATCTAAAATCGCTATCAATTCACATGTGCTAAAATTTCCTGTTTTGCTTATGGAAGACTTGCTTAAAACAGCAGGTTTAATTACACTGTTCTTTAAATCTCATTTGACTGGTAAATATGTCCATACCAAGTGCCCTAATCCTTGTTTTTCATTGCGACGGCGAAATGTTTTCTATTTGTGTGTTTTCTGCATCATTGTTCTTATTATTGTCTTTGCTGTTACTTAAATCATTAATGAAATTTCCTATTGCTGAGTTTGATCCATCTCGGAAATATTCTAAAGTGCTCCCAATACCTTGTGACGGATTTGTTATGATTTTTCCAGCTAAAATACCAGCATGAATTATGGCACCAAAAAAGTTAAGGATTTTACCGGCAACGTTTGTGGAATCATTAGCATTAATATTATCTCTATCCCTTGCTGTTTGTAAATTTTCTACTAATACGCTTGATAACAGCTTAACGTTCTGAGATAATTCAGC from Dissulfurispira thermophila carries:
- a CDS encoding type II toxin-antitoxin system VapC family toxin produces the protein MVALDTGFFIAMMRGNSEAIALWRWFKQNRLRPVISAITAGELLYVLYREKKKEEAEGIVERIFRIADAMPVDIEVAKKGAEIKHSQGMPYVDALIGATALSSDCQKLYTSDRNHMKSLKSYGLEIIIIREEKRP
- a CDS encoding helix-turn-helix domain-containing protein codes for the protein MSILYHELREIEASKARELVRKVLAKNNGNVSETARILGISRNTVRRARDGNLEDLSRRPHHSPNKTEHSLEELIVKESKRTGFRYRRLTSYMQKKYGIAISENTIKAILRRNNVKKKTRKSYNGKHRPLYDYEALMPFSEFQLDTKHLLDKNALPKEVYEHMKDYNLPLYEWNLIDIGTRTRFTAYSYELGSVFGLMFIVFAVLWLRAHNVRGLIKIRLDNAMEFCGGSERKLRQWNMILSTLGVILEAIPAGAKHLMAVVENSHRDDDEYFLMIHAERCNNTKTFLYKAQQWQDTWNFYKPSHGKGMHGLTPYRKLKKSKIAINSHVLKFPVLLMEDLLKTAGLITLFFKSHLTGKYVHTKCPNPCFSLRRRNVFYLCVFCIIVLIIVFAVT